One window of Triticum dicoccoides isolate Atlit2015 ecotype Zavitan chromosome 5A, WEW_v2.0, whole genome shotgun sequence genomic DNA carries:
- the LOC119301727 gene encoding zinc-finger homeodomain protein 9-like, translated as MEAMDVKYRPALYPNGSVKKLRQAAAPPPPPVEAVPTYKECLKNHAAAIGAHAVDGCGEWMPVVELNTADPASYKCAACGCHRNFHRLVMVEGSPPPPPPPALLPAPPVPMPMPATVLHGLPQRAHGHETPEDRLPGVDGDDSDSDSDGSEYDDERSVSPPQHPPPAHLPALVAQQPPPYISSAPHPHMLLSLNSSAPGAPQGQSRLPAQLSPATAPPPHGMMPARKRFRTKFTAEQKQRMQELSERLGWRLQKRDEGVVDEWCRDIGVSKGVFKVWMHNNKHNYLGGHSARRSASAAASSAATTPTAPAAGGPFRLAPASPAPGAPFNPSASHSSPAPTGTGFNMNGTASSASTATTTATPTPIFAAGRKLNGASSPQSA; from the coding sequence ATGGAGGCCATGGACGTCAAGTACCGGCCGGCCCTCTACCCCAACGGCTCCGTCAAGAAGCTCCGGCaggcggccgcgccgccgccgccgccggtggagGCCGTGCCCACGTACAAGGAGTGCCTCAAGAACCACGCGGCGGCCATCGGCGCGCACGCCGTCGACGGCTGCGGCGAGTGGATGCCCGTGGTGGAGCTCAACACCGCCGACCCGGCCTCGTATAAGTGCGCGGCCTGCGGCTGCCACCGCAACTTCCACCGCCTCGTGATGGTGGAGggctcgccgccgcccccgcccccgccggccCTGCTGCCGGCGCCGCCCGTGCCCATGCCCATGCCGGCCACCGTGCTCCATGGCCTGCCGCAGCGCGCGCACGGGCATGAGACGCCGGAGGACCGGCTCCCGGGCGTCGACGGCGACGACTCTGACTCCGACTCGGATGGCTCCGAGTACGACGACGAGCGCTCCGTCTCCCCGCCCCAGCACCCTCCGCCCGCGCACCTCCCGGCCCTGGTGGCGCAGCAGCCGCCGCCGTACATCTCTTCCGCGCCACACCCGCACATGCTGCTCTCTCTCAACTCCAGCGCGCCGGGGGCGCCGCAGGGCCAGAGCAGGCTCCCCGCCCAGCTCTCGCCGGCGACGGCGCCGCCGCCCCACGGGATGATGCCGGCCAGGAAGCGGTTCCGCACCAAGTTCACCGCGGAGCAGAAGCAGCGGATGCAGGAGCTGTCGGAGCGGCTGGGGTGGCGGCTGCAGAAGCGCGACGAGGGCGTGGTCGACGAGTGGTGCCGCGACATCGGCGTCAGCAAGGGCGTCTTCAAGGTCTGGATGCACAACAACAAGCACAACTACCTCGGCGGCCACAGCGCCCGCCGCAGCGCCTCAGccgcggcctcctccgccgcgaccACCCCCACCGCCCCTGCCGCCGGCGGGCCATTCCGTCTCGCCCCGGCCAGCCCCGCACCAGGAGCGCCATTCAACCCCTCCGCCAGCCACAGCTCCCCGGCCCCCACGGGCACGGGCTTCAACATGAACGgtaccgcctcctccgcctccaccgccaccaccaccgccacgccCACCCCCATCTTCGCCGCCGGCCGCAAGCTGAACGGAGCCTCATCGCCGCAGTCGGCGTGA